The proteins below are encoded in one region of Vanessa tameamea isolate UH-Manoa-2023 chromosome Z, ilVanTame1 primary haplotype, whole genome shotgun sequence:
- the LOC113404202 gene encoding melatonin receptor type 1B-B-like isoform X1 has protein sequence MFNCTKARDFPLPTDPIPPMLGVGSFNGSGALVRAYSPVTLSHEWPKISRLLLMLFCSCFGSTMNGFFVASFFIEHTLRKAGNVYLACVGMADLVMTAGVTSVSAVVILSGQWDNIQVCKALQFLGLTSTYCYGIYFAFVAVENFYRVCRTPDEYAVFMSMRIDVVCLLIFFVNMGLSAAGVYMDLDYDYCERQHYGNFYFRIFTTVIVQAVPAVLTVLFLFISSIRVKRRARSQIQYKRSHLYDREYSTTSINTTAYIFFMIAWTPYVIIVHEFPNTSDAVYYNMMAIGLFRSALTSSIYGIFNMNFRRAYAHLFNYCCCKSSLSSSISNRPRRAIEYKSTIGEVRVHIMHQAVTMSHSRVTYWQETQEL, from the exons aTGTTCAATTGTACTAAGGCACGAGATTTTCCTTTGCCTACAGATCCAATACCCCCCATGCTTGGGGTGGGAAGCTTTAACGGAAGCGGAGCCCTGGTCCGGGCATACTCCCCGGTGACGTTAAGCCATGAATGGCCCAAGATCAGCCGCCTTCTTCTTATGCTTTTCTGCTCCTGTTTCGGATCCACCATGAACGGTTTCTTCGTCGCTTCCTTTTTCATAGAGCACACGTTAAGGAAAGCTG GAAACGTATATTTGGCATGCGTCGGTATGGCAGACCTCGTGATGACCGCGGGTGTGACTTCTGTATCTGCAGTCGTCATACTTTCTGGCCAGTGGGACAATATTCAAGTCTGCAAGGCTCTACAGTTTCTTGGCTTAACGTCTACCTACTGCTACGGTATCTATTTCGCG ttcgTAGCAGTCGAAAATTTTTATAGAGTTTGCCGTACGCCTGATGAATATGCTGTGTTCATGTCTATGCGGATCGATGTCGTATGCTTATTAATCTTCTTCGTGAATATGGGACTCAGTGCTGCCGGCGTTTATATGGACCTTGACTATGACTACTGTGAACGGCAACATTATGGCAACTTCTACTTCAGGATTTTCACGACGGTTATTGTCCAAGCAGTGCCGGCCGTCTTGACTGTGTTGTTTCTCTTTATATCCTCCATACGAGTTAAGCGGCGGGCTCGGTCCCAAATACAATACAAACGATCGCACCTCTATGACCGCGAATATTCAACCACATCAATTAACACAACAGCTTATATATTCTTCATGATAGCTTGGACTCCCTACGTCATAATCGTTCACGAATTCCCTAACACCAGCGACGCTGTTTACTACAACATGATGGCCATTGGCTTGTTCCGCTCCGCGTTAACCAGCTCCATTTACGGTATATTCAATATGAACTTTCGTCGAGCGTATGCGCATCTTTTTAATTACTGCTGCTGCAAAAGTTCCTTGTCAAGTTCGATTTCCAATCGGCCCAGGCGGGCAATCGAATACAAATCTACGATCGGCGAAGTAAGGGTCCATATTATGCATCAGGCCGTCACTATGAGTCACTCACGCGTTACTTACTGGCAGGAGACTCAGGAATTGTAA
- the LOC113404202 gene encoding melatonin receptor type 1B-B-like isoform X2: MLGVGSFNGSGALVRAYSPVTLSHEWPKISRLLLMLFCSCFGSTMNGFFVASFFIEHTLRKAGNVYLACVGMADLVMTAGVTSVSAVVILSGQWDNIQVCKALQFLGLTSTYCYGIYFAFVAVENFYRVCRTPDEYAVFMSMRIDVVCLLIFFVNMGLSAAGVYMDLDYDYCERQHYGNFYFRIFTTVIVQAVPAVLTVLFLFISSIRVKRRARSQIQYKRSHLYDREYSTTSINTTAYIFFMIAWTPYVIIVHEFPNTSDAVYYNMMAIGLFRSALTSSIYGIFNMNFRRAYAHLFNYCCCKSSLSSSISNRPRRAIEYKSTIGEVRVHIMHQAVTMSHSRVTYWQETQEL; encoded by the exons ATGCTTGGGGTGGGAAGCTTTAACGGAAGCGGAGCCCTGGTCCGGGCATACTCCCCGGTGACGTTAAGCCATGAATGGCCCAAGATCAGCCGCCTTCTTCTTATGCTTTTCTGCTCCTGTTTCGGATCCACCATGAACGGTTTCTTCGTCGCTTCCTTTTTCATAGAGCACACGTTAAGGAAAGCTG GAAACGTATATTTGGCATGCGTCGGTATGGCAGACCTCGTGATGACCGCGGGTGTGACTTCTGTATCTGCAGTCGTCATACTTTCTGGCCAGTGGGACAATATTCAAGTCTGCAAGGCTCTACAGTTTCTTGGCTTAACGTCTACCTACTGCTACGGTATCTATTTCGCG ttcgTAGCAGTCGAAAATTTTTATAGAGTTTGCCGTACGCCTGATGAATATGCTGTGTTCATGTCTATGCGGATCGATGTCGTATGCTTATTAATCTTCTTCGTGAATATGGGACTCAGTGCTGCCGGCGTTTATATGGACCTTGACTATGACTACTGTGAACGGCAACATTATGGCAACTTCTACTTCAGGATTTTCACGACGGTTATTGTCCAAGCAGTGCCGGCCGTCTTGACTGTGTTGTTTCTCTTTATATCCTCCATACGAGTTAAGCGGCGGGCTCGGTCCCAAATACAATACAAACGATCGCACCTCTATGACCGCGAATATTCAACCACATCAATTAACACAACAGCTTATATATTCTTCATGATAGCTTGGACTCCCTACGTCATAATCGTTCACGAATTCCCTAACACCAGCGACGCTGTTTACTACAACATGATGGCCATTGGCTTGTTCCGCTCCGCGTTAACCAGCTCCATTTACGGTATATTCAATATGAACTTTCGTCGAGCGTATGCGCATCTTTTTAATTACTGCTGCTGCAAAAGTTCCTTGTCAAGTTCGATTTCCAATCGGCCCAGGCGGGCAATCGAATACAAATCTACGATCGGCGAAGTAAGGGTCCATATTATGCATCAGGCCGTCACTATGAGTCACTCACGCGTTACTTACTGGCAGGAGACTCAGGAATTGTAA